The uncultured Cohaesibacter sp. genome window below encodes:
- a CDS encoding GNAT family N-acetyltransferase, with the protein MTEIVYELLAAEELAETLEDLASILHACVENGASVSFIQPFEVTDALAFWAGSVFPKVEAGSTALFVAKSDHRIVGTVQLQTELPPNQAHRCEVAKLLVHPDYRKRGIATTLMELLEQEARRLGKSLITLDTRSGDQAEPLYILLDYKIAGRIPNFARATDSDRLDSTTYMYKILDPDLM; encoded by the coding sequence GTGACCGAGATCGTATATGAATTGCTTGCTGCTGAAGAGCTGGCAGAAACGCTTGAAGACCTGGCGAGCATCCTGCATGCCTGCGTGGAAAACGGCGCCAGTGTCAGTTTCATCCAGCCGTTCGAGGTCACTGACGCCCTTGCTTTCTGGGCAGGCAGTGTTTTCCCGAAGGTCGAAGCAGGCAGTACTGCGCTGTTCGTTGCGAAGTCCGATCATCGCATTGTCGGCACTGTTCAATTGCAGACAGAATTGCCCCCCAATCAGGCCCATCGTTGCGAGGTCGCAAAACTTCTGGTGCATCCGGACTATCGCAAGCGGGGCATCGCCACGACGCTTATGGAGTTGTTGGAACAGGAAGCCCGTCGTCTGGGCAAGAGCCTCATCACGCTCGACACGCGATCCGGTGACCAGGCCGAACCACTTTATATATTGCTGGATTACAAGATCGCTGGCCGTATTCCCAATTTTGCACGGGCAACCGACAGCGACCGGCTCGATTCCACCACTTATATGTACAAGATCCTGGATCCGGACCTCATGTAG